The following proteins come from a genomic window of Trifolium pratense cultivar HEN17-A07 linkage group LG4, ARS_RC_1.1, whole genome shotgun sequence:
- the LOC123919651 gene encoding dnaJ protein homolog ANJ1: MFGRAPKKSDSTRYYEILGVSKNASQDDLKKAYKKAAIKNHPDKGGDPEKFKELAQAYEVLSDPEKREIYDTYGEDALKEGMGGGGGGGHDPFDIFSSFFGGGGSSRGGRRQRRGEDVVHPLKVSLEDLYLGTSKKLSLSRNVLCSKCSGKGSKSGASMKCAGCQGTGMKVSIRHLGPSMIQQMQHPCNECKGTGETINDKDRCPQCKGEKVVQEKKVLEVHVEKGMQNSQKITFPGEADEAPDTVTGDIVFVLQQKEHPKFKRKSEDLFVEHTLSLTEALCGFQFVLTHLDGRQLLIKSNPGEVVKPDSFKAINDEGMPIYQRPFMKGKLYIHFTVEFPETLTPDQVKGLEAVLPAKPSSQLTDMELDECEETTLHDVNMEEENRRKQQQQQQEAYDEDDDMPGGAQRVQCAQQ, translated from the exons ATGTTTGGAAGAGCACCGAAGAAAAGTGACAGTACGAGGTACTATGAAATCTTAGGTGTGTCTAAGAATGCTTCTCAGGATGATTTGAAgaaagcttataaaaaagctGCTATTAAGAATCATCCTGATAAGGGTGGTGATCCTGAGAAG TTCAAGGAGCTAGCTCAAGCTTATGAGGTTCTGAGTGATCCTGAGAAGCGTGAGATATATGATACATATGGTGAGGATGCGCTTAAGGAAGGAATgggtggtggaggtggtggtggccATGATCCATTTGACATCTTTTCGTCTTTCTTTG GTGGTGGTGGTAGTAGCCGAGGAGGGCGAAGGCAGAGACGTGGAGAAGATGTTGTTCACCCTCTCAAGGTCTCTTTGGAGGACCTTTACCTTGGGACATCTAAGAAGCTTTCTCTCTCGAGGAATGTCTTGTGCTCAAAGTGCAGCGG CAAAGGTTCCAAGTCTGGGGCTTCCATGAAATGTGCTGGTTGTCAAGGAACTGGTATGAAAGTTTCTATTAGGCACCTCGGTCCATCAATGATTCAGCAAATGCAGCATCCTTGCAATGAATGTAAGGGTACCGGTGAAACCATCAATGATAAAGACCGCTGCCCACAGTGTAAGGGAGAGAAGGTTGTACAAGAGAAGAAAGTACTTGAAGTTCATGTGGAGAAGGGAATGCAGAACAGCCAGAAGATTACATTCCCTGGTGAAGCTGATGAAGCA CCAGACACAGTTACTGGGGATATTGTATTTGTGCTTCAGCAGAAAGAACATCCCAAGTTCAAAAGAAAGAGCGAAGACCTTTTTGTAGAGCACACATTGTCCCTCACTGAGGCTTTATGTGGTTTCCAATTTGTGTTGACTCACTTGGATGGCCGCCAACTCCTTATCAAATCCAATCCCGGAGAAGTTGTCAAGCCTG ATTCATTCAAAGCTATTAATGATGAGGGAATGCCGATCTACCAGAGGCCTTTTATGAAGGGCAAGCTTTACATCCACTTTACTGTGGAATTCCCCGAGACTCTAACTCCTGATCAGGTGAAGGGTTTGGAGGCTGTTCTTCCAGCTAAACCTTCATCACAGTTGACAGACATGGAGCTGGACGAGTGCGAGGAAACTACACTTCATGATGTCAATATGGAAGAGGAGAATAGGAGGaaacagcagcaacaacaacaggAAGCatatgatgaagatgatgatatgCCTGGTGGAGCACAGAGAGTACAGTGCGCCCAGCAGTAG
- the LOC123921451 gene encoding uncharacterized protein LOC123921451 isoform X2: protein MATLSWLLFRKIYERAGNSNPNGDFNPYETLCVSPIEKFDTIKTTYTKKKKEADIKGDEETASKIQQEKEYDKLLMAELSNRKRGVTSGSFKVSNEIKYADKQPIIPWGPRSAKSSENDVRINLAIAAAFTAWIVVTRSADYKPLQFSAFAFVYRLFVKLKSFESPKTSTVNADGEDPGEALHMGKRLLRCLAVSSLAYTFGLNIIEFAIGYIPYLLYNSQERNCGLRNQGPETKREQLF from the exons ATGGCTACATTATCATGGCTACTTTTTAGGAA GATCTATGAAAGAG CTGGAAATTCTAATCCTAACGGCGACTTCAATCCTTATGAG acTCTCTGTGTAAGCCCTATCGAGAAGTTCGACACGATCAAAACAACATatactaagaaaaagaaggaaGCTGATATTAAGGGTGATGAAGAAACTGCTTCCAAA ATTCAGCAAGAAAAGGAATATGACAAACTTTTGATGGCGGAATTGAGTAATCGGAAAAGGGGTGTCACTTCTGGATCATTTAAG GTTTCAAACGAGATAAAGTATGCCGACAAGCAGCCAATTATACCTTGGGGACCAAG GTCTGCTAAATCAAGTGAAAATGATGTGCGCATCAACTTGGCAATAGCTGCTGCTTTT ACAGCTTGGATCGTGGTCACCCGTAGTGCTGATTATAAACCTTTGCAGTTTTCAGCCTTTGCTTTTGTATATAGGCTTTTTGTGAAGTTAAAATCCTTTGAATCTCCTAAAACCTCCACAGTTAAT GCAGATGGTGAAGATCCAGGAGAAGCACTGCACATGGGAAAGAGACTACTCCGATGTTTAGCTGTTTCATCCTTG GCTTACACTTTTGGTTTGAACATAATTGAGTTTGCAATTGGTTATATCCCATATCTTCTTTACAACAGTCAG GAGCGAAACTGCGGATTGAGGAATCAAGGCCCAGAGACAAAGAGAGAGCAACTCTTCTAG
- the LOC123921451 gene encoding uncharacterized protein LOC123921451 isoform X3: MLCIISASASAAGNSNPNGDFNPYETLCVSPIEKFDTIKTTYTKKKKEADIKGDEETASKIQQEKEYDKLLMAELSNRKRGVTSGSFKVSNEIKYADKQPIIPWGPRSAKSSENDVRINLAIAAAFTAWIVVTRSADYKPLQFSAFAFVYRLFVKLKSFESPKTSTVNADGEDPGEALHMGKRLLRCLAVSSLAYTFGLNIIEFAIGYIPYLLYNSQERNCGLRNQGPETKREQLF, encoded by the exons atgttatgtaTTATCAGTGCTTCTGCATCTGCAGCTGGAAATTCTAATCCTAACGGCGACTTCAATCCTTATGAG acTCTCTGTGTAAGCCCTATCGAGAAGTTCGACACGATCAAAACAACATatactaagaaaaagaaggaaGCTGATATTAAGGGTGATGAAGAAACTGCTTCCAAA ATTCAGCAAGAAAAGGAATATGACAAACTTTTGATGGCGGAATTGAGTAATCGGAAAAGGGGTGTCACTTCTGGATCATTTAAG GTTTCAAACGAGATAAAGTATGCCGACAAGCAGCCAATTATACCTTGGGGACCAAG GTCTGCTAAATCAAGTGAAAATGATGTGCGCATCAACTTGGCAATAGCTGCTGCTTTT ACAGCTTGGATCGTGGTCACCCGTAGTGCTGATTATAAACCTTTGCAGTTTTCAGCCTTTGCTTTTGTATATAGGCTTTTTGTGAAGTTAAAATCCTTTGAATCTCCTAAAACCTCCACAGTTAAT GCAGATGGTGAAGATCCAGGAGAAGCACTGCACATGGGAAAGAGACTACTCCGATGTTTAGCTGTTTCATCCTTG GCTTACACTTTTGGTTTGAACATAATTGAGTTTGCAATTGGTTATATCCCATATCTTCTTTACAACAGTCAG GAGCGAAACTGCGGATTGAGGAATCAAGGCCCAGAGACAAAGAGAGAGCAACTCTTCTAG
- the LOC123921451 gene encoding uncharacterized protein LOC123921451 isoform X4, which produces MKEVAGNSNPNGDFNPYETLCVSPIEKFDTIKTTYTKKKKEADIKGDEETASKIQQEKEYDKLLMAELSNRKRGVTSGSFKVSNEIKYADKQPIIPWGPRSAKSSENDVRINLAIAAAFTAWIVVTRSADYKPLQFSAFAFVYRLFVKLKSFESPKTSTVNADGEDPGEALHMGKRLLRCLAVSSLAYTFGLNIIEFAIGYIPYLLYNSQERNCGLRNQGPETKREQLF; this is translated from the exons ATGAAAGAGGTAG CTGGAAATTCTAATCCTAACGGCGACTTCAATCCTTATGAG acTCTCTGTGTAAGCCCTATCGAGAAGTTCGACACGATCAAAACAACATatactaagaaaaagaaggaaGCTGATATTAAGGGTGATGAAGAAACTGCTTCCAAA ATTCAGCAAGAAAAGGAATATGACAAACTTTTGATGGCGGAATTGAGTAATCGGAAAAGGGGTGTCACTTCTGGATCATTTAAG GTTTCAAACGAGATAAAGTATGCCGACAAGCAGCCAATTATACCTTGGGGACCAAG GTCTGCTAAATCAAGTGAAAATGATGTGCGCATCAACTTGGCAATAGCTGCTGCTTTT ACAGCTTGGATCGTGGTCACCCGTAGTGCTGATTATAAACCTTTGCAGTTTTCAGCCTTTGCTTTTGTATATAGGCTTTTTGTGAAGTTAAAATCCTTTGAATCTCCTAAAACCTCCACAGTTAAT GCAGATGGTGAAGATCCAGGAGAAGCACTGCACATGGGAAAGAGACTACTCCGATGTTTAGCTGTTTCATCCTTG GCTTACACTTTTGGTTTGAACATAATTGAGTTTGCAATTGGTTATATCCCATATCTTCTTTACAACAGTCAG GAGCGAAACTGCGGATTGAGGAATCAAGGCCCAGAGACAAAGAGAGAGCAACTCTTCTAG
- the LOC123921451 gene encoding uncharacterized protein LOC123921451 isoform X1, with product MATLSWLLFRKIYERGRSVSIFGFSILAGNSNPNGDFNPYETLCVSPIEKFDTIKTTYTKKKKEADIKGDEETASKIQQEKEYDKLLMAELSNRKRGVTSGSFKVSNEIKYADKQPIIPWGPRSAKSSENDVRINLAIAAAFTAWIVVTRSADYKPLQFSAFAFVYRLFVKLKSFESPKTSTVNADGEDPGEALHMGKRLLRCLAVSSLAYTFGLNIIEFAIGYIPYLLYNSQERNCGLRNQGPETKREQLF from the exons ATGGCTACATTATCATGGCTACTTTTTAGGAA GATCTATGAAAGAGGTAGGTCAGTTTCAATTTTTGGGTTCTCAATCTTAG CTGGAAATTCTAATCCTAACGGCGACTTCAATCCTTATGAG acTCTCTGTGTAAGCCCTATCGAGAAGTTCGACACGATCAAAACAACATatactaagaaaaagaaggaaGCTGATATTAAGGGTGATGAAGAAACTGCTTCCAAA ATTCAGCAAGAAAAGGAATATGACAAACTTTTGATGGCGGAATTGAGTAATCGGAAAAGGGGTGTCACTTCTGGATCATTTAAG GTTTCAAACGAGATAAAGTATGCCGACAAGCAGCCAATTATACCTTGGGGACCAAG GTCTGCTAAATCAAGTGAAAATGATGTGCGCATCAACTTGGCAATAGCTGCTGCTTTT ACAGCTTGGATCGTGGTCACCCGTAGTGCTGATTATAAACCTTTGCAGTTTTCAGCCTTTGCTTTTGTATATAGGCTTTTTGTGAAGTTAAAATCCTTTGAATCTCCTAAAACCTCCACAGTTAAT GCAGATGGTGAAGATCCAGGAGAAGCACTGCACATGGGAAAGAGACTACTCCGATGTTTAGCTGTTTCATCCTTG GCTTACACTTTTGGTTTGAACATAATTGAGTTTGCAATTGGTTATATCCCATATCTTCTTTACAACAGTCAG GAGCGAAACTGCGGATTGAGGAATCAAGGCCCAGAGACAAAGAGAGAGCAACTCTTCTAG
- the LOC123921451 gene encoding uncharacterized protein LOC123921451 isoform X5, which translates to MKETLCVSPIEKFDTIKTTYTKKKKEADIKGDEETASKIQQEKEYDKLLMAELSNRKRGVTSGSFKVSNEIKYADKQPIIPWGPRSAKSSENDVRINLAIAAAFTAWIVVTRSADYKPLQFSAFAFVYRLFVKLKSFESPKTSTVNADGEDPGEALHMGKRLLRCLAVSSLAYTFGLNIIEFAIGYIPYLLYNSQERNCGLRNQGPETKREQLF; encoded by the exons ATGAAAGAG acTCTCTGTGTAAGCCCTATCGAGAAGTTCGACACGATCAAAACAACATatactaagaaaaagaaggaaGCTGATATTAAGGGTGATGAAGAAACTGCTTCCAAA ATTCAGCAAGAAAAGGAATATGACAAACTTTTGATGGCGGAATTGAGTAATCGGAAAAGGGGTGTCACTTCTGGATCATTTAAG GTTTCAAACGAGATAAAGTATGCCGACAAGCAGCCAATTATACCTTGGGGACCAAG GTCTGCTAAATCAAGTGAAAATGATGTGCGCATCAACTTGGCAATAGCTGCTGCTTTT ACAGCTTGGATCGTGGTCACCCGTAGTGCTGATTATAAACCTTTGCAGTTTTCAGCCTTTGCTTTTGTATATAGGCTTTTTGTGAAGTTAAAATCCTTTGAATCTCCTAAAACCTCCACAGTTAAT GCAGATGGTGAAGATCCAGGAGAAGCACTGCACATGGGAAAGAGACTACTCCGATGTTTAGCTGTTTCATCCTTG GCTTACACTTTTGGTTTGAACATAATTGAGTTTGCAATTGGTTATATCCCATATCTTCTTTACAACAGTCAG GAGCGAAACTGCGGATTGAGGAATCAAGGCCCAGAGACAAAGAGAGAGCAACTCTTCTAG